The genomic DNA AGTGGTAAGAAACTTCTCCTGCTTGGCGAAAGAGACGGCGTACCTGGGCCCGCGATGGAAGCGTGCCTTAAGGATTCTGGAGCAGAGATAGTATTCTCAGCGACAGAATGCTTTGTCTGAACCGCGGCAGGAGCAATGGACCTGCAGAACCAGCAGCGTATTAAAGACGCCGCTGAGAAGTTTGGAGCCGAGAACTGTGTAGTAGTATTAGGTTCTTCAGACGCGGAAGGCGCAGAAATCTA from Cloacibacillus sp. includes the following:
- the grdA gene encoding glycine/sarcosine/betaine reductase complex selenoprotein A, whose amino-acid sequence is MGKLSGKKLLLLGERDGVPGPAMEACLKDSGAEIVFSATECFVUTAAGAMDLQNQQRIKDAAEKFGAENCVVVLGSSDAEGAEIYAETVTNGDPTFAGPLAGVSLGLPVYHIFDEAIRSECDPAQWEEQISMMEMVLDPEALAAAVKGMRDQYSKVAL